TGAATACAGAAATTGtagcataaataagtagtcaacatagattatTCATTAGGTGATGAGACAAAAAGCTACATTTAATTAAACAATAATTTTTCCCTCAGTTGTTTACGGGACAGAAGAAGCAGCCGCTCATCGTGCCCGTCTACGCCGCCAGCCTGGTAAGCCGCCTCCCCCTTTGCCTTCTTCTATCAATTGCCCCACCTCACGCTCCCCTTGCCCCCGACAGGGCATGTTGGAGCCCACCAAAGAACCCGCCAAGCCCGTCTCGGCCGCCGAGATGATCGCCTCCATCGCACAAGCACCAGCGGAGACACCTAACTGCAACTCCTGCCCCGCGGACGCCGCCCAGGTGGGCGGAGGGGGTCCCACGGCGCTTCCCATGGGGTCCCCGGGACCCTCTGATGTTTCTTGTCGATGCCCCACGCAGGAAGTGCTCCCACCCATCCAGTTTGACTGGAGCAGCAGTGGCCTTACCAACCCCTTGGACGGTAAGTGGAGCAACTCTTGGGTGAAAAACACCCTGAAAGACCACCGGCCCCTCAGCGACTCTCACTTTCCACTCACTTTCCTTTCTGTGCTTgtcaaagtcaaagaaaaactttcgctcttcttttcttgtttcttcttctttttcctttcTTCCACTTTTTCGCACACGCGCAGCCAGCGGCGGCTCCTTTCTGCTAAACCTGGACTTTTTCGGTCCCGTGGACGACTCGGGTTCGTCGTATTCGCCCGCCATCCCAGGTCAGCCGTTTTCccggcctctctctctctcccccctttttTGGCTTTCCCCCACTTTGGTTCTTTCCGCGCTCTGACGGCTGACGACTTGCCCTAGCCCCGCCTAGCATCTCTCTTGGTGATTGACAGGCGTGGACCCTGAGTTGGTGGAGCTGACCACGGCCAAGATGGACGCTGGCGGCGCCAGCAGTCGCGTGGTCGACGCTTTCGCTCGCCTCATGTCCACCGTGGACAAGACCAGCACTTCGACCAGGTACTGTATATTTTACATATACGCCGTAtttatacctaaaaaaaaaaaagactgaatcaaggctatggcttatatgcgcatgacttaatattctctttttcaccagtagatgtagGCTAAGTAACTTTtagtatttgttggttatttcctgttttgcagtaagaaagcaaccattactggatgaattaattgatATAAATGgtcaaaattgtgaatcagggagtGGCTAATGTgtgaaaaattgtcaaattcaacgttttttttttttcacccactaGGAAGCCACGCAAGGACGAGAAACTAAGCTCGGAGGCGTCTGAGGTGATTGGCGCTCTCCCCGACTTGTCCTTCATGATGGCCAAGGTCCTGATGTTCCCAGCCACTCTCACGCCGCTCGCCTCTCGGGCGGCGCCCGACTGAAGACGACGCAACCTCTCCAGGGACGCCGACTCCGCCACCTGCAGGTTCCGGCTGACCTTcagctgctcttttttttttctttctgtcatACTCAGTTCTTTATTCGCTCCCTCATTTCCATTCAAAGCATTTATCGCGGCGGTGGGATCGAGTGGGGGGgcgctgtttttttcttttctttttttttgtaatgttagCTCGAGTGCTGGTGTGTATATAATCAGGGGAGGAAAGCATACAGTGATTATCAGTAATCAATCAATCTATTTATGAACTTTGGCAATGCTGCCGACGTCAATTTGAATGTCTCCGAGGGGGCGTGTGCGTCAACGTAGGGACCAATGAGTGTGCTCCGTTTAGTGTGcgtttgtattttgtttgtgtgtgtgtgagcgagcGAGTCCGGTGAGCACTTTGCACAAAGCCGAGATGACGTGGATGTCGGAAGTAGTCACACTCGGAATGGACTAAACAattctaatggaaaaaaacaaaagaaatataagAGGACAAGATGGAATCACTGGAAATGGAGCCCACCTGGGATCTTTCCCACTTGACTTTTAGTCTACACAAATTAAACTAATTTAAGAGATGTTCTCTATGTAgcctcactcattcattttatagcGCCTACCAGAATTATGAGAACCTTTTAGCtggaaaataagatttttttagatttgttgCCTTATCAGTAATGATTATGCATTTAAAGGGTCCAAAGTACCATGTGaacatgctttatttttttacaatgatgAAAGATTATAAGCAGGTTAACCCCACACTTccgagattgagggttcaattcagctgggatagtctccagcacccccaaaaatTGAATGGTTATAGTATCAGTTCCATCCATGTTGTGGGACATGTTTAATGAAGACTAATgaccaatttaaaatgtataaaaaatgttCCTAGTCACAAGAAAcagcaaagaaagaaatattacCCAaggaatttcattttattttcagcaTCAATTTTGGGAGGGGTATGGAACAGTATGGCATTAAATTCTTGTCACAATTCCATAAACATAATGCCAGGTATCAATGCAacactagaaaaaaatgaaaaaactcacCCTTACATGATAAAGGCATTgtagtggatttaaaaaaaagaatgtttaatTATACTGCACTTTAAGTACTAGCACTGCCTTTAGTACACAGGCATTAAGATGGCGGTTGTCATCCTTATCCTTACTCAGAAAGGTGAAAAGTTCCAAAGAACGAGTCATAGTAAACGTGGTACCAAACGTCTCCTTCATGTtttaatggacattttttttgtgtcatgtataaatatatacactttACAGATGGGCGGACTACAATGGAGCACACGCTGGTTAACATCATGCTAGCACGTATTTACACTCGGGGCGGGACGCGAGTCGGCCTCCGCTAAGAGCAGCAGGAAGGCACGGAGTCGGAGATGACGCGTGCGCCGAGCGTGTGCTGCATTGCGAAATGACGACAACGTAAAGACGccgaagaaaaagaaaaaaaaacagaatcgaGTGTGGATTTAAAAAGTGGACACGCCGAAGtgtgtagaagaagaagaagaaggcctGCTGGCTTCCGTGCTATTGCTGACACAGGGTCAAAGTTGTCAATCCGGTCTGGCGCGCGGATGCTCCGCCCTCCTCCCGGCCAGATCAGCAGCAACCTCCGGACGAGGTGTTGACAGGTTTGCTCTGAATCTTCACGTTAGACTTATCTGAGTTGGaggtggcggcggcgccggGGCCCATGCGCTTCTTGATCTCGGCCGCCATGGTCATGAAGGCCTGCTCTACGTTGGTGGCGCTCTTGGCGCTGGTCTCCAGGAAGGGGATACCCAGACTGTCGGCGAACTCCTGCACCAAACATGCCATTTTCATCAATCCTACATCAACTAGAGTGACGATTCCTGAAACTAACCTTAGCCGTAGTGTAGTCCACCACCTTCTTGGTGGTCAGGTCGCATTTGTTACCGACCAGCAGCTTGTTGACGTTCTCGCTGGCGTAACGGTCAATCTCCTGGAGCCACTGCTTCACGTTGTTGAACGAttcctaacacacacacacacacacacacacacacacacacacacacgttttaAGACTAAAACTATTAAGAGCATGaggaaaacgtttttttttaataagagtAGGAGGGGCAAATAAACCAAGGTGCTCATTCACAGCTAGTCTTACCAGTTTTAATTGGCATCTGTTGTGATAAGattgttgtaaataaaaaggACTAATTGCaaatatgaaaacaacaatAGTATTTTCTTAGAAAATAATGCAACAAATTGGAACATTTTAGATTGTATTTTACCATGTGGCTTcaaaagggtcaaaggtcattaTAGTGGCAACTATAGTGttaaacaattattttaataatatccaaaaaacatgcatagtatgctcattggacactctaaattgtgaaTGATTGTTCATCTATTTCTACCCTGCCTACTGCTTGTAGTTtcctgggatatgctccagcacccccgccacccttTTATTCTCACTTTTTAAAGTGTCTCCAAAATGTTAGCAAaaccaaataatattaaagaaTTTTATACACAAATCAAGCAAAATCAGGGccacccccctaaaaaaatacgACAAGCACACCCACCTGATCGGTGACGTCGTAAACGACGATGATTCCGTGCGCCCCCCTGTAGTAGCTCGATGTGATGGTGCGGAAACGCTCCTGGCCGGCCGTGTCCCACTGCggaaacaaaatagaaaaaggcTTGAAACGGCTTTACGGACACCATGGGATGGACGCCATTGGCGTGTCCTCTCACAATCTGCAGTTTGATGGTCTTGCCGTCCAGCTCGATGGTCCGGATTTTGAAGTCGACGCCAATGGTGCTGATGTAGCTCTCCGTGTACGTATCGTCCTGAAAAAGCGCACAAATATACGTTTACAGAACTATctgattttgaatgtttttctcttttcaaaGGGGAAAACTTACTGCAAAGCGAAGCAGCAGACAAGACTTGCCGACACCAGAATCTCCAATCAGCAGAAGTTTGAATAAATAGTCACTGTGGAAATACACAGGTCagtcaaaaataaacatatccCATCTATTTGATGAACATGAAAAAAAGGTATTCGATCGGAATAGCATGGTGTTTTTGGGGTGTCACGTGGCTGAAATTTCCTAAACGAACGTCAATATGGTTGTTGCGTAATCCtcaaaaacaagagtggaaCCACGGATGCTAACTCGGATCAATTGACGGATGTGGCAACTTCCTGTCAGCAACTCGTGACTCATCGCATCTCACCG
This region of Stigmatopora nigra isolate UIUO_SnigA chromosome 6, RoL_Snig_1.1, whole genome shotgun sequence genomic DNA includes:
- the LOC144197772 gene encoding ras-related protein ORAB-1-like; translation: MNPEYDYLFKLLLIGDSGVGKSCLLLRFADDTYTESYISTIGVDFKIRTIELDGKTIKLQIWDTAGQERFRTITSSYYRGAHGIIVVYDVTDQESFNNVKQWLQEIDRYASENVNKLLVGNKCDLTTKKVVDYTTAKEFADSLGIPFLETSAKSATNVEQAFMTMAAEIKKRMGPGAAATSNSDKSNVKIQSKPVNTSSGGCC